The following DNA comes from Desulfovibrio sp. UIB00.
GTAGAGGGGCGGCGCCATGAAGCCGGGGGGGCTGGGGGGAATCCCCCCAGTATAGCGCCAGAAGGGCGCGGGGCGGCTGTTTCGCAGGGCGAGGCCCTGCCCTCTCGCCGGGGGGTATTTTTTACGCCTAAGACTGTGCAGAGCTTGGATGCCCTGTCGCCGCGTGAAGTCCAGAAGCGTTTTGAGGCCAGAGAGATACGAGCGGACAGAGAAGCCCGGCGCGAGGCATTCCTTGCGAAGCAACCAGGCTGGAAAGACTGGTTTGAAGGGCGCGAGGCGTATAGCCGTGAGCGCCAGGAGTTTTCCAGGGACCGGGCTACGGACCGGATGCTAAAGGCTGCCCGCGAACGTGAGTGGGCGCACCTGGCCCAGGAGCGCGCCGAGTTCGAGGAGCGGCTACGGAACGCATCCCCCTTGGAGCGCGCCAAGTTCAAAATAGGCGTTGGGACGCTGGCCAAGGAAGAGGCGGCGCTTGCAGAGCGCGGGGCCGAGTTTGAGCTACAAGAGCGGCCGTTAGAGAAGCGGCAGGCGGCGGACATGACGCGGCGAGTCGCGCAAATGGTCAAACTCGCCAAGCAAGAGGCTGCAGCTAGGCGGAAGCTCGGCCTGGACGGCAAGACCAAGGCCGAATTTGACCGCGGCCTTGCCGAACATCGGGCCAAGGTTGGGGCCGAGTGGGGGCGTGAGCGCGAAGCATGGGGGCACTATTTTACCGACCGGAACGCCCAGGAAGGGGCCAAGCGCGCCGCCCAGAAGCAGCAACAGGCACAGCAGAAGCGGCAGGAGAGCCCGCTAGAGCGGGTGAAGCGGTTGACCGTTGAGGCGGAAAACTATCCGACTCGCGGCGAACGTGACAAGGCGCGTGCCCAGGTCAAAACATTGTCCGGCCAGCTGAGCCGGGCGGACCAGTACCAGCTAAAGAAGTGGCGCGAGGCCCAGGAGTGCGGACGCGAAAGATAGGGGTTGCGGGCAGCCGGAAAAGTGTGTAGTCATTATCGCTACACAAGGAGGGCTTATGACAGTTCCCGTTCCCACCAGCATACGGCTTGACCCAGAGACTTTGAAGCAGGTTGACGCCATCGCGGCGGCGGAAGGCCGAAGCAGACACTGGATTTTGGTGCAGGCGGTGAAAGACGCCCTAGATGCGCGCGCCGCCTATGCGGCCGCCGTGCAGAAGGGCCTTGATGAAGCCAACGCCGGGCAGTTCGCCACGGACGAAGAAGTGGCCGCCATGTTCGCCAAGT
Coding sequences within:
- a CDS encoding ribbon-helix-helix protein, CopG family; translation: MTVPVPTSIRLDPETLKQVDAIAAAEGRSRHWILVQAVKDALDARAAYAAAVQKGLDEANAGQFATDEEVAAMFAKYGA
- the mobQ gene encoding MobQ family relaxase; translated protein: MAVYHLSMSKIQRSAGRSAVAAAAYRASEMYTDERTGEHHDYTRKRGVENSEIFAPKDAPEWAHNRGRLWNEAEAAETRKNSVTAREIVLGLPHELPANERRELANEFARHLVERYKVAVDVNIHAPSKDGDGRNHHAHLLFSTRQILADGFGSKTRELDDKKSGPAELEHLRAEWELYANRALSGAGQTSRIDHRTLTEQGEDRLPTRHMGPTATAMERRGVRTERGRWNRKVAALHNARKRATRLEHEGRAAKAHGPDLMQSALNQAQNGVQRDFQKGARAVEDLLKSRKPTEQQSTPGQAVEGRRHEAGGAGGNPPSIAPEGRGAAVSQGEALPSRRGVFFTPKTVQSLDALSPREVQKRFEAREIRADREARREAFLAKQPGWKDWFEGREAYSRERQEFSRDRATDRMLKAAREREWAHLAQERAEFEERLRNASPLERAKFKIGVGTLAKEEAALAERGAEFELQERPLEKRQAADMTRRVAQMVKLAKQEAAARRKLGLDGKTKAEFDRGLAEHRAKVGAEWGREREAWGHYFTDRNAQEGAKRAAQKQQQAQQKRQESPLERVKRLTVEAENYPTRGERDKARAQVKTLSGQLSRADQYQLKKWREAQECGRER